The Chryseobacterium nakagawai genome has a segment encoding these proteins:
- a CDS encoding recombinase family protein has protein sequence MKWAFNEMAKGVYSASQIMDMMNMREGKTVKVSAFLAGLRNTAYCGKIYVEQYNDEEAHFVPSIHEPLISEELFEKVQNIMDGNANLARPNVKILSDDNLPLRGFLVCPECGHLITGSASTGYSKKYYYYHCQSPCGYRYKAEIINNKFLELLQALEMRESIKKYLRKVLKQNFEKFIDNPQHQRKKILMEIDGLNNRLKSARNKLLEEIIDNEDYLEIKTDCKDKIEKLESNLTKVKDKNKIDFPKLLDHALSNVVDLAKVFSSGDITLKRQIISSIFPEKLEFFENHYRTMRPNVLLSYIYQINNDLRAKKNRKNSELSPLSGLVPITE, from the coding sequence ATGAAATGGGCATTTAATGAGATGGCAAAAGGTGTTTATTCAGCCAGCCAGATCATGGATATGATGAATATGCGGGAAGGGAAAACTGTAAAAGTCAGTGCTTTTCTTGCCGGCTTAAGGAATACTGCATATTGCGGAAAAATTTATGTAGAACAATATAATGACGAGGAGGCTCATTTTGTTCCAAGTATTCATGAACCTTTGATCAGTGAGGAGTTATTCGAAAAAGTCCAAAATATAATGGATGGCAATGCAAACCTTGCAAGACCCAATGTAAAAATCTTGTCTGACGATAATCTTCCCCTGAGAGGATTTCTAGTCTGTCCGGAATGTGGTCATTTAATAACCGGTAGTGCATCTACAGGATACTCTAAGAAATATTATTACTACCATTGTCAGTCACCATGCGGATATCGTTATAAAGCAGAAATTATTAACAATAAATTCCTGGAATTACTACAAGCTTTAGAAATGAGGGAGTCCATTAAAAAATATTTGAGAAAGGTCTTGAAACAAAATTTTGAGAAGTTTATCGATAATCCTCAACATCAAAGAAAAAAGATATTAATGGAAATAGATGGATTGAATAACAGGTTAAAGTCGGCACGAAACAAATTACTGGAAGAGATCATTGATAATGAGGATTATTTGGAAATTAAAACTGATTGCAAGGACAAAATTGAAAAGTTAGAAAGCAACCTGACCAAAGTAAAAGATAAAAACAAAATAGATTTTCCGAAACTACTTGACCATGCATTATCGAACGTTGTAGATCTTGCTAAAGTCTTTAGTAGTGGGGATATCACATTGAAACGTCAAATAATTAGTTCGATATTCCCTGAAAAATTGGAATTTTTTGAAAATCATTATCGAACTATGCGACCTAACGTTTTGTTGTCCTATATCTATCAGATTAACAATGATTTACGAGCTAAAAAAAACCGGAAAAATAGTGAATTATCACCTCTTTCCGGTCTTGTACCCATAACCGAATAA
- a CDS encoding sensor histidine kinase — MEGDAQLPKLRLSDFSPMEQKQAILAAIVASTDDAIISKTLDGIISSWNPAAIKMFGYTEDEAIGKHISLIIPDDRLDEEAFIISQIKAGEKVEHFETVRMAKDGKFISLSLTISPILDGDGKVIGASKIARDISERKKAREKQAMLASIVSASDDAIISKTLQGIITSWNPAAIKMFGYTEDEAIGKHISLIIPDDRLDEETYIIGEVSKGIKVDHFQTIRKTKDGKLVPLSLTVSPVINESGNIIGASKIARDISAEQASQQETARLYEHLKVLNAKKDDFIALASHELKTPLTSMSAYLQILARLEQDVKNKTFVDKLQHQLKKLSSLVDDLLDVSKIEAGKMRFEKEDFDLKEVIEEAIDMIIHANPGYSITFENASPKCIVNGDSHRIEQVVINLMTNAIRYSPNSNSLKIYLIEASNEIKLGVEDYGIGIAQEKLQNIFSRYYRVEGSNGKVSGLGIGLYICHEIVSRHNGRIWADSTLGKGSTFWFALPR; from the coding sequence ATGGAGGGAGACGCTCAATTACCGAAATTACGATTGTCTGATTTTAGTCCTATGGAACAAAAGCAGGCGATTCTGGCTGCAATTGTCGCATCTACGGATGATGCAATTATTAGTAAAACACTTGATGGAATTATTAGCAGTTGGAATCCTGCTGCCATAAAGATGTTTGGTTATACAGAAGATGAAGCAATTGGTAAACATATTTCCCTAATTATTCCTGATGATCGATTAGATGAAGAAGCTTTTATTATCAGCCAGATAAAAGCGGGAGAAAAAGTCGAACATTTTGAAACTGTCAGAATGGCGAAGGATGGCAAATTTATTTCCTTGTCACTGACTATATCTCCAATTCTAGATGGAGACGGGAAGGTTATAGGTGCATCAAAAATTGCACGTGATATCTCGGAGCGCAAAAAAGCCCGTGAGAAACAGGCAATGCTTGCATCCATTGTTTCCGCCTCAGATGATGCAATCATTAGTAAAACGTTACAAGGAATTATTACCAGTTGGAATCCTGCTGCTATAAAGATGTTTGGTTATACAGAAGATGAAGCCATCGGTAAACATATTTCGCTCATTATTCCTGATGACAGGTTAGATGAAGAGACCTACATTATTGGAGAAGTTAGCAAAGGTATAAAAGTCGACCACTTTCAAACGATCCGTAAAACGAAAGATGGGAAATTGGTGCCGCTCTCTTTAACGGTGTCCCCGGTTATCAATGAAAGTGGCAATATCATTGGGGCTTCTAAGATAGCTAGAGACATTAGTGCGGAGCAGGCGTCACAGCAGGAAACTGCTAGATTGTATGAGCATCTGAAAGTGCTGAATGCAAAAAAAGATGATTTTATAGCGCTTGCGAGCCATGAGCTCAAAACGCCTCTCACCAGCATGAGCGCTTATTTGCAAATTCTCGCAAGACTGGAACAGGATGTAAAAAATAAAACATTTGTAGATAAGTTGCAACATCAGTTAAAGAAACTTTCTTCACTTGTGGATGATCTTCTGGATGTTTCTAAGATTGAAGCAGGTAAGATGCGTTTCGAAAAAGAGGATTTTGATCTTAAGGAGGTTATTGAAGAAGCTATCGATATGATTATCCACGCAAATCCTGGCTATAGTATAACTTTTGAGAATGCAAGTCCCAAATGTATCGTCAACGGCGATTCGCACCGAATTGAGCAGGTCGTAATAAATCTTATGACCAATGCCATACGTTATTCACCCAATAGCAATAGTTTAAAAATATATTTGATTGAAGCATCTAATGAAATAAAATTAGGTGTCGAAGATTATGGGATTGGCATTGCGCAAGAAAAATTGCAAAATATTTTTTCCAGATATTACCGTGTTGAAGGCAGCAACGGTAAAGTTTCAGGTTTGGGTATCGGTCTTTATATCTGCCATGAGATCGTAAGCAGACATAATGGAAGAATATGGGCAGACAGTACTCTGGGTAAAGGCAGTACATTTTGGTTCGCCTTACCTCGCTAA
- a CDS encoding DUF932 domain-containing protein, whose protein sequence is MAHNLNFNNRTGKYSFFSVREKAWHNLGQVVEEYPTSEEAIKFAGLDYEVEKSPLFTKGAGIIENSNGIEMIDSELEVSNYFANIRTDNNTVLGVVGRDYHIVQNREAFSFFDAIVGGGKGILYETAGALGNGERIFITAKLPDYIRVGNGDDITEKYIFLTTSHDGSGSITAAFTPVRIVCQNTLNASLKNISNVVRIRHTAGAKQRLEDAHKVMGLANKLSNELESTFNHWAKITVGDDEMKKLIQLALCPNKVMLNHLQKGNFDDLSTIFKNTVEDAFAYAMISESQQMETTKGTLFGAYNAVTGYFQNVRNYKDNEAKLQSIVLGGTAQLKSQKAFDLCDKFARSGAETLIMN, encoded by the coding sequence ATGGCACATAATTTAAATTTCAACAACAGAACAGGAAAATATTCATTTTTCAGTGTAAGGGAAAAAGCATGGCACAACTTGGGGCAGGTCGTAGAAGAATACCCAACAAGTGAAGAAGCCATCAAATTTGCAGGACTTGACTACGAGGTAGAAAAGTCTCCCCTATTTACAAAAGGTGCAGGCATTATAGAAAATAGCAACGGAATAGAAATGATCGATTCAGAATTGGAAGTTTCTAACTATTTTGCTAATATCCGCACCGATAACAACACCGTTTTAGGCGTGGTCGGTAGAGACTACCATATCGTACAAAACCGTGAAGCCTTTTCATTTTTTGATGCTATTGTAGGCGGTGGAAAAGGAATCTTGTACGAGACCGCAGGAGCTTTAGGAAATGGTGAACGCATTTTTATCACCGCCAAATTACCCGATTACATAAGAGTTGGTAACGGTGACGATATTACAGAGAAATATATATTCCTTACCACCTCGCACGATGGGAGCGGAAGCATCACCGCCGCATTTACCCCTGTCCGCATTGTCTGTCAAAATACCTTGAATGCTTCTCTAAAAAATATAAGCAATGTGGTACGAATCAGACATACAGCAGGAGCAAAACAACGCTTGGAAGATGCCCACAAAGTCATGGGATTAGCGAATAAATTGAGTAATGAATTAGAAAGTACCTTTAACCATTGGGCAAAAATTACGGTCGGTGATGATGAAATGAAAAAGTTGATCCAATTGGCACTGTGTCCTAATAAAGTAATGCTGAACCATTTACAAAAAGGAAATTTTGATGATCTGTCAACCATATTTAAAAATACCGTTGAAGATGCATTTGCCTATGCGATGATCAGCGAAAGCCAACAAATGGAGACAACGAAAGGAACTTTGTTTGGTGCTTACAATGCTGTTACAGGTTACTTTCAGAATGTCAGAAATTACAAGGATAACGAAGCCAAACTTCAATCCATAGTCTTAGGAGGAACCGCACAGTTGAAGTCTCAAAAGGCTTTTGATCTTTGCGACAAGTTTGCCCGATCTGGCGCAGAAACTTTAATTATGAATTAA
- a CDS encoding recombinase family protein gives MKKADLYIRVSTDEQADKGYSQRDQEERLRRYCENNSIVVGQVIYEDYSAKTFNRPEWIKLLDTLKKKSSRTNLLLFTKWDRFSRNAGDAYQMINMLKKLHVDPQAIEQPLDLSIPENKMMLAIYLAAPEVENDRRALNTYYGMRRARKEGRLMGRAPYGYVNKITENGKK, from the coding sequence ATGAAAAAAGCCGATTTATACATTCGTGTTTCAACCGATGAGCAGGCAGATAAAGGATATTCCCAAAGAGATCAGGAAGAAAGACTGAGACGATACTGTGAAAATAACAGTATCGTAGTTGGACAGGTCATTTATGAAGATTATTCAGCCAAAACCTTTAACAGGCCTGAATGGATCAAACTGCTAGATACACTTAAGAAAAAGAGCTCCAGAACCAACTTATTGTTGTTTACAAAATGGGATCGTTTTAGCAGAAACGCAGGTGATGCCTATCAAATGATCAATATGCTCAAAAAGCTCCACGTTGATCCGCAAGCCATTGAACAACCTTTGGATCTTTCAATTCCCGAGAATAAGATGATGTTGGCAATCTATCTTGCTGCACCGGAAGTTGAAAACGACAGACGTGCCCTGAATACCTACTATGGAATGCGTCGTGCAAGAAAAGAAGGAAGATTGATGGGAAGGGCGCCTTATGGATATGTCAATAAGATCACTGAGAATGGGAAGAAGTAG
- a CDS encoding response regulator transcription factor — translation MKILIIEDETELAKSISEYLSGENYVCEFAPTFSEAMDKVETFQYDCILLDIMLPDGSGLSILEELKRQNKQDGVIIISAKNALDDKIKGLKLGADDYLTKPFHLSELMARIYSIIRRKQFNNSNVVKQNELEIDLLAKTVTINNQTIILTKKEFDLLIYFIGNKNKVISKSTLAEHLSGDFADMLDNHDFVYAHVKNLKKKLYEAGCDHYLKTVYGTGYRWENM, via the coding sequence ATGAAAATCCTGATCATAGAAGACGAAACAGAGCTTGCAAAAAGTATTTCCGAATATCTTTCGGGAGAAAATTATGTCTGTGAATTTGCACCTACTTTCAGTGAAGCAATGGATAAGGTTGAAACTTTCCAGTATGACTGTATCTTATTAGATATTATGCTTCCAGACGGTAGTGGTCTGTCAATTTTAGAAGAATTAAAAAGACAGAATAAACAGGATGGGGTCATTATTATTTCGGCGAAGAATGCTCTGGATGATAAAATAAAAGGATTGAAGCTAGGGGCAGACGATTATCTTACAAAACCTTTTCATCTTTCAGAATTAATGGCAAGGATCTATTCAATTATAAGAAGAAAACAATTTAATAATTCGAATGTTGTAAAGCAGAATGAATTAGAGATCGATCTTTTAGCCAAAACTGTTACTATTAATAATCAAACGATTATCCTTACAAAAAAAGAATTTGACCTTCTTATTTACTTTATTGGAAACAAGAATAAAGTTATTTCTAAAAGCACCTTAGCAGAACATCTTTCCGGTGATTTTGCGGATATGCTGGATAACCACGACTTTGTCTATGCGCACGTCAAAAATCTTAAAAAGAAATTATATGAAGCTGGCTGTGATCATTATCTGAAAACAGTTTATGGAACGGGATATAGATGGGAAAATATGTAA
- a CDS encoding SIR2 family protein: MIIEENLHLDYDAFLRSIKRNIDVPHSFLLGAGASISSGIQSAYDCIWEWKRDIYISKNINAAEYYKNHKNENVRISIQKWIDNHGGFPKIDASEEYSYYAEKAYPIAEDRRKYFFSLIENKQPYIGYKLLCFLAGQGIVKSVWTTNFDGLMVKAAHQNNLTPIEITLDNAERIFRNQSTKELMCIALHGDYKYSTLKNTDNELDSQHEIFQEQLANYHSDKNLIVAGYSGRDVSLMNALKSAFSKRGTGRLYWCGHGDNMNIEVQELIEHVRKSGREAFYISTDGFDKTLIHLTKTIFEDNKEISDKIQKVLEISDDQETVNTDFKLNFTKTDKYIKSNLHPVVFPREVFQFEIDYKNERPWAFLRKITENTSISAVPFKGKVFALGTLSEINSVFRAYLKTDIKREQISRQDVENVTVFKNLMLNAILKFFCSTTQVNSNYRDKIWMKTHISQQGDITVHKAIYISLYFDKNSGFGYLAIAPTVYLNSTKEISKSLKQQISKNILEKLYNHKYDEELQLWNGLLFNNRKLIFEYPPNSGTGFEFQISSNTAYGEIDVIDNKYRSYAPQNYNGKQTQFRGVQFLEPQLIFKNTSSDNDFKDYHPMRGLINNRPYDVNLNGIIHSNEINLSVVCGGKYSERFFSFLSAINSRHSTQNINTDYLIDYPGFVSAFNIPINIPATNDNTMWMNIEFVAENSKQTHENAIALARLITDRIQKISAIQSSSTVVIFIPLEWQPFETYINETESFDLHDYIKAFAASKGISTQLIREDTLDDKLKCQIYWWLSLSFYVKSLRTPWILNNQERKTAYAGIGYSVSKIKNKHEIVIGCSHIYDSNGQGLKYRLSKIDNYFLDKQNNPYLSYKDAFQFGVSIRELFYESLDSLPERVVIHKRTRFTEDEINGIKASLNQAGIKKIDLIEINYDTDAKFLAMSVYQNNLQIDKFPISRGTCIVTNKKTALLWTHGIVPSVKQPNYKFYLGGRSIPAPVKITKHYGESNIDVIATEILGLTKMNWNSLDLYSKLPSTIDSSNQIAKIGKLLSRFEGRSYDYRLFI; this comes from the coding sequence ATGATAATTGAAGAAAATTTACATTTAGATTATGACGCATTCTTGCGATCAATTAAAAGAAATATTGATGTCCCCCACTCCTTTCTTCTTGGCGCTGGAGCTTCAATAAGCTCAGGCATACAATCTGCGTACGACTGCATTTGGGAGTGGAAGCGTGATATTTATATTTCAAAAAATATAAATGCAGCTGAATACTACAAAAATCACAAGAATGAAAATGTACGGATAAGTATACAAAAATGGATCGATAACCATGGAGGCTTTCCGAAGATTGATGCTTCGGAAGAGTATTCTTACTATGCAGAAAAGGCCTATCCTATTGCTGAAGATCGAAGAAAGTATTTTTTTAGCCTCATTGAAAACAAACAACCATATATTGGTTATAAACTATTATGTTTCTTAGCAGGACAAGGCATCGTGAAGTCAGTGTGGACGACGAATTTTGACGGTCTTATGGTAAAAGCCGCACACCAAAATAATCTAACACCGATCGAAATCACGCTTGATAATGCTGAACGCATATTTAGAAACCAAAGTACAAAGGAATTAATGTGTATCGCATTACATGGTGACTATAAATACTCAACATTAAAAAACACTGATAATGAACTTGACTCACAGCACGAAATTTTCCAAGAACAACTTGCAAACTACCATTCGGATAAAAATCTTATTGTCGCTGGATATAGTGGCCGTGATGTCTCACTAATGAATGCTTTGAAGTCTGCATTCTCCAAAAGAGGCACTGGCAGATTATACTGGTGCGGGCATGGTGACAATATGAATATTGAAGTACAAGAACTTATCGAACATGTGAGAAAATCTGGCAGAGAAGCATTTTACATTTCTACAGATGGATTCGACAAAACCTTAATTCACCTTACTAAGACAATTTTTGAAGACAATAAGGAAATCTCTGACAAAATTCAAAAAGTCCTTGAAATATCTGACGATCAGGAAACGGTAAATACAGATTTCAAACTAAATTTCACCAAAACCGATAAATACATAAAAAGCAATCTTCACCCTGTTGTGTTTCCCCGGGAAGTATTTCAATTTGAAATAGATTATAAAAACGAAAGACCGTGGGCTTTCTTAAGAAAAATTACAGAAAACACAAGTATTTCAGCAGTTCCATTTAAAGGTAAAGTTTTTGCACTGGGTACATTAAGTGAGATTAATTCTGTATTTAGAGCTTACCTTAAAACTGATATTAAAAGGGAACAGATTTCACGTCAAGATGTAGAGAACGTCACTGTTTTTAAAAACCTGATGCTAAATGCCATCTTAAAATTCTTCTGCTCTACTACGCAGGTAAACTCAAATTACAGAGATAAAATTTGGATGAAGACTCACATCAGCCAACAAGGTGACATAACTGTTCATAAAGCGATTTACATCTCGCTCTATTTTGACAAGAACTCTGGCTTCGGTTATTTAGCTATTGCACCGACAGTTTATTTAAACTCCACCAAAGAAATTTCAAAATCTCTAAAACAGCAGATCAGTAAGAACATTCTAGAAAAGCTTTACAATCATAAATATGACGAGGAACTGCAACTGTGGAACGGACTATTATTTAACAATAGAAAACTGATTTTTGAATATCCACCAAATTCAGGAACAGGTTTTGAATTTCAGATCAGCTCAAATACAGCGTATGGAGAAATCGACGTCATCGACAACAAATATCGTTCATATGCTCCACAGAATTATAATGGAAAGCAGACTCAATTTCGAGGAGTACAATTCTTGGAACCGCAGTTGATCTTTAAAAATACCTCTAGCGACAATGATTTCAAGGACTATCATCCAATGCGGGGACTTATTAATAATCGTCCGTATGATGTGAACCTTAATGGAATTATTCATTCAAATGAAATTAACCTTTCAGTTGTATGCGGAGGTAAATACTCAGAAAGATTTTTCAGCTTCCTTTCAGCCATTAATTCACGACATTCCACACAAAACATTAATACGGACTACCTGATAGATTATCCAGGGTTTGTATCGGCGTTTAATATTCCCATTAATATTCCGGCAACCAATGATAACACCATGTGGATGAACATTGAGTTTGTAGCGGAGAACTCAAAGCAGACTCATGAAAACGCAATCGCTTTGGCCAGACTTATAACAGACAGAATCCAAAAGATTTCTGCTATTCAAAGTTCGAGTACAGTTGTAATATTCATACCTTTAGAATGGCAGCCATTTGAAACATATATAAATGAAACAGAGAGTTTTGATCTTCATGATTATATCAAGGCTTTTGCAGCATCAAAAGGAATATCAACCCAACTTATTAGAGAAGATACGCTTGATGACAAACTGAAATGTCAAATATATTGGTGGCTTTCACTTTCATTTTATGTAAAATCACTAAGAACGCCTTGGATCTTAAATAATCAAGAAAGAAAAACTGCTTATGCGGGCATAGGTTACAGTGTTTCAAAAATCAAAAACAAACACGAAATTGTAATCGGCTGCAGTCACATATATGATTCTAATGGTCAGGGATTGAAATATAGACTTTCAAAAATCGATAATTATTTTTTGGATAAACAAAATAACCCTTATCTTTCTTATAAAGACGCATTTCAGTTTGGAGTATCAATTAGGGAACTTTTTTACGAGTCTTTAGATTCACTTCCTGAAAGGGTAGTTATTCATAAGCGCACACGATTTACCGAAGATGAAATTAATGGTATAAAGGCAAGTCTTAATCAGGCTGGTATCAAAAAGATTGATCTGATAGAAATTAATTATGATACTGACGCAAAATTTCTTGCGATGAGTGTTTATCAGAATAATCTTCAAATTGATAAGTTTCCAATATCAAGAGGTACTTGCATTGTCACTAATAAAAAGACGGCATTGTTATGGACACATGGAATAGTTCCTTCTGTAAAACAGCCAAATTACAAATTTTATCTTGGTGGCCGAAGCATTCCTGCGCCTGTTAAAATTACTAAACACTACGGAGAATCGAATATAGATGTAATCGCTACAGAGATTCTTGGTCTAACAAAAATGAATTGGAACTCACTAGATCTCTATTCTAAGTTGCCCTCTACAATCGACTCGTCTAACCAAATTGCTAAGATTGGTAAGCTACTGTCTAGATTTGAGGGTCGAAGTTATGATTATAGATTATTTATTTAA
- a CDS encoding JAB domain-containing protein translates to MKFNIVNEIKLSYSRKGNSEKLVGSSRDAVEVFREYFDRDEMDYRESFFALYLNQAHKVLGIRKISESGISSTVVDVRIIMQAALLCNASAVILAHNHPSGNLKPSAEDLKITQSIKSASEFLNLKLLDHFILTSTDHLSFADEGHL, encoded by the coding sequence ATGAAATTCAATATTGTCAACGAGATAAAATTAAGTTATTCCAGAAAAGGAAATTCTGAGAAATTGGTCGGTAGTTCAAGAGATGCCGTTGAGGTATTCCGCGAGTACTTTGACCGTGATGAAATGGATTACAGAGAATCTTTTTTTGCGCTGTATCTCAATCAGGCTCACAAGGTTTTGGGAATTAGAAAAATTTCTGAATCAGGAATTTCTTCCACTGTTGTCGATGTCCGTATTATTATGCAGGCGGCACTGCTTTGCAACGCTTCAGCTGTGATACTGGCACATAATCACCCCTCCGGAAATTTAAAACCTTCTGCCGAGGATCTGAAAATTACGCAGAGCATTAAGAGCGCATCAGAATTTTTAAACCTTAAATTACTCGATCATTTCATTCTGACATCAACCGATCATTTATCATTTGCCGACGAAGGTCATTTATAA
- a CDS encoding DUF2624 family protein, whose translation MEKNIEIKNISTEEIIKILKEEEEIELTIEEAEQIVEFLKMLLTVTIREFLDE comes from the coding sequence ATGGAAAAGAACATTGAAATTAAAAATATAAGCACTGAAGAGATTATCAAAATTCTCAAAGAAGAGGAGGAAATTGAGTTAACTATTGAGGAAGCTGAACAAATTGTAGAATTTCTAAAAATGCTATTGACAGTCACAATAAGGGAGTTTTTAGATGAATAA
- a CDS encoding single-stranded DNA-binding protein, whose amino-acid sequence MNIIGRLTRDAEVRNLSNEKQVVNFSIATNDNYRNKQGERIEQTTYFECAYWISPKVADLLTKGTLVELSGRAYTSAWLGKDGEPHAGLNFHTSQIKVHSSGKRTENISTKANKTDRKEISNSKSNDTDKDDDLPF is encoded by the coding sequence ATGAACATTATCGGAAGACTGACAAGGGATGCGGAAGTGCGCAACTTGTCCAATGAAAAACAGGTAGTTAATTTTTCAATTGCTACGAATGACAATTATCGCAACAAACAGGGCGAACGGATCGAACAGACCACCTATTTTGAGTGCGCCTATTGGATCTCTCCAAAAGTGGCCGATCTTTTAACAAAAGGCACTTTGGTAGAGTTAAGCGGAAGAGCCTACACCTCTGCATGGTTGGGAAAAGACGGAGAACCTCACGCAGGTCTGAATTTCCACACCTCACAGATCAAAGTTCACAGTAGTGGTAAAAGAACCGAAAACATCTCTACTAAGGCGAACAAAACAGATAGGAAGGAAATTTCCAATTCTAAATCCAACGACACTGACAAGGATGATGACCTACCATTTTAA
- a CDS encoding Fic family protein, whose amino-acid sequence MKYISVAEFSKKWNIPERTVRNYCAHGRINGSFLTGKTYNIPEDALPPSKESKKKFSKNPLLNKLKEEKEMKLKGGIYHRTQIDLTYNSNRIEGSRLTLDQTRYIFETNTVGVSKESINVDDIIETTNHFRAIDLIIDKAKSKLTESLIKELHFLLKSGTSDSAKDWFNVGEYKKLPNEVGGNETTAPGKVATRMKEILSEYNDIENKTIEDIIAFHYQFEIIHPFQDGNGRVGRLIMFKECLANNVIPFIIDEELKLFYYRGLQEWENIRGYLLDTCLTAQDNYNAILKYFEIQE is encoded by the coding sequence ATGAAATATATATCAGTAGCAGAATTTTCCAAAAAATGGAACATACCTGAAAGAACTGTCAGGAATTACTGTGCGCATGGCAGGATTAACGGTTCGTTCTTAACTGGTAAAACCTATAATATTCCAGAGGATGCGCTTCCTCCTTCAAAAGAAAGTAAAAAGAAGTTTAGTAAAAATCCTTTGCTGAACAAACTGAAGGAAGAGAAAGAAATGAAGCTCAAGGGCGGCATTTATCACAGAACCCAGATCGATCTGACGTACAACTCAAATAGAATAGAAGGAAGTAGGCTAACATTAGATCAGACAAGATATATTTTTGAAACAAATACGGTCGGGGTTTCGAAGGAAAGTATCAATGTAGATGACATAATAGAAACTACAAATCACTTTAGAGCTATTGATCTCATAATTGATAAGGCTAAATCAAAATTAACTGAATCATTAATAAAAGAGCTTCATTTCTTACTAAAGTCCGGAACATCTGATAGTGCTAAAGACTGGTTTAATGTTGGGGAATACAAGAAATTGCCGAATGAAGTTGGAGGTAATGAAACTACAGCACCGGGCAAAGTAGCAACTAGAATGAAAGAGATTTTATCTGAATACAACGATATTGAAAATAAAACCATTGAGGACATTATTGCCTTTCACTATCAGTTCGAAATTATTCACCCTTTTCAAGACGGAAATGGTCGTGTTGGCAGATTGATTATGTTTAAAGAATGCTTAGCTAACAACGTTATTCCATTTATTATTGATGAAGAGCTAAAGCTATTTTATTACAGAGGATTACAGGAATGGGAAAATATTAGAGGTTATCTTCTTGATACCTGCCTAACTGCCCAAGATAACTACAATGCCATTCTGAAATATTTTGAAATTCAAGAGTAA